One part of the Rutidosis leptorrhynchoides isolate AG116_Rl617_1_P2 chromosome 1, CSIRO_AGI_Rlap_v1, whole genome shotgun sequence genome encodes these proteins:
- the LOC139898187 gene encoding uncharacterized protein yields MKNFANKHRVDREFGVLDWVYVKLQPHRQVTLRGGKQHKLSPKYYGPFSIIEHVGQVAYKLQLPPNSQIHPILERKLMKRNNRAVIYALVQWVNGSVEDATWEPIEDIMQRFPAFDVLTTDS; encoded by the exons ATGAAGAATTTTGCTAATAAACACAGGGTTGACAGGGAATTTGGGGTTCTTGATTGGGTTTATGTCAAATTGCAGCCTCATCGTCAAGTTACATTGAGGGGTGGGAAACAACACAAGCTATCACCAAAGTATTATGGGCCATTTTCCATTATTGAACATGTTGGACAAGTTGCTTACAAATTGCAACTTCCCCCAAATTCACAAATTCACCCC ATATTGGAACGCAAGTTGATGAAACGGAACAATCGAGCAGTCATATATGCCTTGGTTCAGTGGGTCAACGGGTCGGTAGAAGATGCCACTTGGGAGCCTATTGAAGACATTATGCAACGTTTTCCAGCTTTCGATGTTTTGACCACTGATTCTTGA